One genomic window of Dama dama isolate Ldn47 chromosome 7, ASM3311817v1, whole genome shotgun sequence includes the following:
- the MDC1 gene encoding mediator of DNA damage checkpoint protein 1 isoform X5, producing the protein MEDTQVLNWEVEEEEQVEESPTESVGYSLEPLGQLHIFSSSYGPEKDFPLYLGKNMIGRMPDCSVALPFSSISKQHAVIEISAWDKAPVLRDCGSLNGTQILRPPKVLGPGVSHRLRDRELILFADLPCQYHRLDVPRPFVSRGPLTVEETPRVQGGTQTPRLLLAEDSEEEADSLLHKCVVKGPRTSLATVVPESDEEGPSPAPDGPGPPSAFNLNSDTDEEESQESGAGDASSAARRGTTAETEQPEPVTAEVQIEKDQCSVKERNRDTEIKRDVRTGVVPIGVILERSQPSGEGSDTDLSDESGPPRRLAGVHPKRACNFIDSDTDGEDEGIPATPAVVPIKERQTFHEAGTQSPQAPGVARRQESPADGDTDIEEGEAPPDRSQASMVIDSNTDDEEEVSAALTLARLKESQAGKWNRDPDAEEDRAQPVALLERSQASAGGDSDTDVEEEGLPVERRGMVPKGHMDREYSKKSQHPPRDSDTEEKEDESSPGVYLERSQASAQVEDEVSLGPAVALPEKRQVRGTVWTHHTDAEAEGGPAQLPVLQSLEEAQPPLAGGCEPDAENTSSAAASVRKSQLPVEKDAGPTWAAAVPEQDRAFATGTQGGSSTAPGEQHLLPASRGNLADLVVDTGTPGEPPPQREGAQPTTGREREAHGNRATDSGENLHDSEDLDLPATQCFVDKENQSLEAVPSMEDEPTQAFLFPLPQEPGPSCCSFQATGSLDEAWEVLATQPFCPRESEASETQTAVTLLDTPASCPHPSRTAQQEQHPESPVHTEPLGMEGRGMQTLEKDMGDLNCEMPPAEKASRGDQESPKACLPPAAPEASAPLPNSVISQIQKHPAPQSLLFPSPAPLELPIPRTRQNESQEAPETPFSSELNSVHPEPKVRPQGSSPVSSLPLEPHPTTPTGQPIALEPTSGVSQSRTHSSFDVTASSVVPTALALQPSTSTDQPVTPKPTLRAPRGRAHRSSVKTPEPSVPTDQPVAPELTAKATRGRAQRSSVKTPKPDNPTTPQPQPSTSTDRPVTPKPTSRGRTPRSSAKTPEPVVPTASELQPAAPKDQPVAPELTSRATRGRTQRSSIKTSKPDTSTTPEPQPSTSTDQPVTPKPTSRAPRGRTPKSSAKTPEPVVSTASELQPAALTDQPVTPELTSRATRGRTQRSSVKTPDPVTTTTPELQPSTSTDQLVTPKPTSRAPRGRTRKSSAKTPKPVVPTASELQPSAPADQPVGPWTTQCRRHRSSVKTPEPVVPTVPEPHSSTSKDQSVALEPTSQATQSQTHRSSVKTSQPTEPTAPDLKPSSPTDEPVTPKVIAQGGPSRTRRSSTASAVLVPTTPEFQSPVPSEQPLPPDPIPEVNCSRRPRATRKQGSPTAHVHEPCTTPPEPSSRSSRNQRRGAVKAAKPLSTIPEPAFAQLPEAPPHTPQMPEEEAADGSGFTPEPQPKASQNRKRPSATAHSPPLQKRLQRGKVPQKAASLKEEEENPAARPRKEEGVVIPGPGKRKREQTEEESQGRLSRSLRRTKPIQESTAPKVLFTGVVDARGERTVLALGGSLASSVAEASHLVTDRIRRTVKFLCALGRGIPILSLAWLHESRKAGCFLPPDEYLVTDPEQEKNFGFSLREALSRARERRLLEGYEIHVTPGVQPPPPQMGEIITCCGGTILASMPRSYKPQRVVITCSQDFPRCAIPYRVGLPILSPEFLLTGVLKQEVKPEAFAFSTVEMSST; encoded by the exons ATGGAAGACACCCAGGTTTTAAACTGGGAAGTTGAAGAAGAGGAGCAGGTTGAAGAGAGCCCCACTGAATCTGTGGGGTATAGCTTGGAGCCCCTAGGGCAGCTGCATATCTTCAGTAGTTCCTATGGACCGGAAAAAG ACTTCCCACTCTACCTCGGGAAGAACATGATAGGCCGAATGCCTGATTGCTCTGTGGCCCTGCCCTTTTCATCCATCTCCAAACAACATGCAGTGATTGAAATCTCTGCCTGGGACAAGGCGCCTGTTCTCCGGGATTGTGGGAGCCTCAATGGCACTCAAATCCTGCGGCCTCCTAAGGTCCTGGGCCCTGGGGTGAGTCATCGTTTGCGGGACCGGGAGTTGATTCTCTTTGCTGACTTGCCCTGCCAGTACCATCGCTTGGATGTCCCCCGGCCTTTTGTCTCCCGGGGCCCTCTAACTGTAGAGGAGACACCCAGGGTACAGGGAGGAACTCAAACCCCCAGGCTTCTGTTGGCTGAGGACTCAGAGGAAGAAGCAG ATTCCCTTTTGCACAAGTGTGTGGTGAAAGGACCAAGGACCTCTTTGGCAACAGTCGTTCCAGAGAG TGATGAAGAAGGGCCTTCCCCTGCCCCAGATGGGCCCGGGCCACCTTCTGCCTTCAACTTGAACAGCGACACAGATGAGGAAGAAAGTCAGGAATCAGGAGCAGGAGATGCCTCTTCAGCTGCCAGAAGAGGTACCACTGCAGAGACAGAACAGCCTGAACCTGTCACAGCCGAAGTCCAGATTGAGAAGGATCAGTGTTCCGTGAAGGAGAGGAACAGGGACACAGAAATCAAGAGGGATGTGAGGACTGGGGTTGTTCCAATTGGAGTGATTCTGGAGAGGAGCCAGCCTTCTGGGGAGGGCAGTGACACAGATctaagtgatgagagtgggcctCCAAGAAGGCTTGCTGGGGTCCATCCGAAAAGGGCCTGTAACTTCATAGACAGTGATACCGATGGGGAGGATGAGGGGATCCCTGCTACCCCAGCAGTGGTTCCCATAAAGGAGAGGCAGACCTTCCACGAAGCTGGTACACAGAGCCCCCAGGCACCTGGTGTGGCACGTCGGCAGGAGAGCCCAGCTGATGGTGATACAGATATAGAGGAGGGGGAGGCCCCCCCGGACAGAAGCCAAGCCTCCATGGTGATCGACAGCAATACAGACGATGAGGAGGAAGTCTCGGCAGCACTGACATTGGCACGTCTAAAAGAGAGCCAGGCTGGTAAGTGGAACCGAGATCCAGATGCAGAAGAGGACAGGGCTCAACCAGTGGCCCTTCTGGAGCGAAGCCAGGCCTCTGCTGGGGGAGACAGTGACACAGATGTGGAGGAAGAGGGGCTCCCAGTGGAAAGGAGGGGAATGGTTCCCAAGGGTCACATGGACAGGGAATATTCAAAAAAGAGCCAGCATCCTCCCAGGGACAGTGATacagaggagaaggaagatgAGAGCTCACCGGGGGTCTACCTGGAGAGAAGCCAGGCCTCTGCACAAGTGGAGGACGAGGTCTCACTGGGGCCAGCTGTTGCACTTCCGGAGAAGCGTCAGGTACGAGGCACAGTGTGGACACATCACACCGATGCAGAGGCAGAAGGGGGCCCGGCACAGCTGCCTGTGCTGCAAAGTCTAGAGGAAGCCCAGCCTCCTCTAGCTGGGGGCTGTGAACCAGACGCGGAGAACACATCCTCAGCAGCGGCCAGTGTCAGAAAGAGCCAGCTTCCGGTGGAAAAAGATGCTGGGCCCACGTGGGCCGCAGCCGTTCCTGAACAGGACAGAGCATTTGCCACCGGGACCCAGGGTGGGTCATCCACAGCACCAGGGGAGCAGCACCTTCTCCCGGCCTCAAGGGGAAACCTGGCAGATCTGGTGGTGGACACAGGCACTCCAGGGGAGCCCCCACCGCAGAGAGAGGGGGCCCAGCCCACcacaggaagggagagagaagcaCATGGGAATAGGGCCACAGACTCTGGAGAGAACCTCCATG ATTCTGAAGATCTGGACCTACCAGCTACCCAGTGCTTTGTAGACAAAGAGAATCAGAGCCTGGAAG CAGTCCCCAGCATGGAGGATGAGCCCACCCAGGCCTTCCTATTTCCTCTGCCCCAAGAGCCTGGCCCTTCCTGTTGCAGCTTCCAGGCCACAG GTTCCCTGGATGAGGCATGGGAGGTCTTGGCTACACAGCCATTCTGTCCGAGAGAGTCTGAGGCCTCTGAGACCCAAACCGCTGTCACCCTCCTTGACACCCCTGCATCTTGCCCCCATCCATCTAGGACAGCACAGCAAGAGCAACATCCAGAGAGCCCAGTCCACACAGAGCCATTGGGGATGGAAGGCAGAGGGATGCAGactctggagaaagacatgg GTGACTTGAATTGCGAGATGCCACCTGCTGAGAAGGCTTCCAGG GGTGATCAGGAATCCCCAAAAGCTTGTCTGCCTCCTGCAGCGCCTGAAGCCTCAGCCCCACTCCCAAACTCCGTCATCTCTCAGATCCAAAAACATCCCGCACCTCAGTCCCTCCTTTTTCCCTCTCCAGCTCCTTTAGAACTGCCCATTCCCAGGACCAGACAAAATGAGAGTCAGGAAGCTCCAGAGACTCCCTTCTCCTCAGAGCTGAACTCTGTCCACCCAGAACCCAAAGTCAGGCCCCAGGGGTCCTCTCCAGTTTCTTCTCTACCCCTTGAGCCTCACCCTACCACCCCCACAGGCCAGCCTATTGCCCTTGAACCCACCTCTGGGGTCTCTCAGAGCAGGACACATAGTTCCTTTGATGTAACTGCCTCATCAGTTGTCCCCACAGCCCTTGCACTGCAGCCATCCACCTCCACAGACCAGCCTGTCACCCCTAAGCCCACACTTCGGGCCCCTCGGGGCAGGGCACATAGGTCTTCTGTCAAAACCCCTGAACCCAGTGTCCCCACAGACCAGCCTGTTGCCCCTGAGCTCACAGCTAAGGCCACTCGGGGCAGGGCACAGAGGTCTTCTGTCAAGACTCCCAAACCAGATAACCCCACaacaccccagccccagccttcCACTTCCACAGACCGGCCTGTCACCCCCAAACCCACATCTCGGGGCAGGACACCTAGGTCTTCTGCCAAGACTCCTGAACCAGTTGTCCCCACAGCCTCTGAACTCCAGCCTGCTGCCCCTAAAGACCAACCTGTTGCTCCTGAGCTCACATCTAGAGCCACTCGGGGCAGGACACAGAGGTCTTCTATTAAGACTTCCAAACCGGATACATCCACAACCCCTGAGCCCCAGCCTTCCACTTCCACAGACCAGCCTGTCACCCCCAAACCCACATCTCGGGCCCCTCGGGGCAGGACACCTAAGTCTTCTGCCAAGACTCCTGAACCAGTTGTTTCCacagcctctgagctccagcctgCTGCCCTCACAGACCAGCCTGTCACTCCTGAGCTCACATCTAGGGCTACTCGGGGCAGGACACAGAGGTCCTCTGTCAAAACCCCTGATCCAGTTACCACCACCACACCTGAGCTCCAGCCTTCCACCTCCACAGACCAGCTTGTTACTCCCAAACCCACATCTCGGGCCCCTCGAGGCAGGACACGTAAGTCGTCTGCCAAGACTCCCAAACCAGTTGTTCCCACAGCTTCTGAGCTCCAGCCTTCTGCCCCTGCAGACCAGCCTGTTGGTCCTTGGACCACTCAGTGTAGAAGACATAGGTCTTCTGTCAAGACCCCGGAACCAGTTGTCCCCACAGTCCCTGAGCCTCATTCTTCCACTTCTAAAGACCAGTCTGTCGCTCTTGAACCCACATCTCAGGCCACTCAGAGCCAAACACATAGGTCCTCTGTCAAGACATCCCAGCCAACTGAACCCACAGCCCCTGACCTCAAACCTTCCTCCCCCACAGACGAGCCTGTCACTCCCAAGGTCATAGCTCAGGGTGGTCCAAGCAGGACACGAAGGTCTTCTACAGCAAGTGCTGTGCTGGTTCCTACTACCCCTGAATTCCAGTCTCCAGTCCCCTCAGAACAGCCTCTTCCCCCTGACCCCATCCCTGAAGTCAACTGCAGCAGGAGGCCGAGGGCCACTAGGAAACAAGGGTCTCCCACAGCTCATGTTCATGAGCCCTGCACCACACCCCCTGAACCTAGCTCCCGCTCCTCAAGGAACCAAAGACGAGGGGCAGTGAAAGCAGCCAAGCCCCTTAGCACCATTCCTGAGCCTGCCTTCGCCCAGCTTCCCGAGGCACCGCCTCACACTCCCCAGATGCCAGAGGAGGAGGCAGCAGATGGCTCAGGCTTCACCCCAGAGCCCCAGCCTAAGGCCTCTCAAAACCGCAAGAGGCCTTCAGCTACTGCACATTCACCTCCACTTCAAAAACGGCTCCAGAGAGGGAAAGTCCCTCAGAAGGCAGCATCCcttaaggaagaagaagaaaatccagCAGCGAGGCCGAGGAAGGAAGAG GGTGTAGTGATTCCAGGTCCaggcaagagaaagagagagcagaCAGAGGAGGAGTCCCAGGGAAGACTGAGCCGCAGCCTGCGACGGACCAAACCTATCCAGGAGTCCACGGCCCCCAAA GTGCTCTTCACGGGCGTGGTGGATGCTCGCGGAGAGAGGACGGTGCTGGCCCTAGGGGGCAGTCTGGCTAGCTCAGTGGCTGAGGCTTCTCACCTGGTGACTGATCGGATCCGCCGGACGGTCAAGTTCCTGTGTGCCCTGGGCCGGGGCATCCCCATCCTCTCCCTGGCCTGGCTGCATGAG TCCCGCAAGGCAGGCTGCTTCTTGCCCCCGGACGAATATTTGGTGACTGATCCTGAGCAGGAGAAGAACTTCGGCTTCAGCCTTCGGGAGGCCCTGAGCCGAGCTCGGGAGCGAAGGCTCCTGGAG GGCTATGAGATTCATGTGACCCCCGGAGTCCAGCCACCGCCACCTCAGATGGGAGAAATCATCACCTGCTGTGGGGGCACCATCCTAGCCAGCATGCCCCGGTCCTACAAG CCTCAGAGGGTCGTGATCACATGTTCCCAGGACTTCCCTCGATGTGCCATTCCATATCGGGTTGGGCTGCCCATCCTCTCACCCGAGTTCCTGCTGACGGGAGTACTCAAGCAGGAAGTCAAGCCAGAggcctttgccttctccactgtGGAAATGTCATCCACCTGA
- the MDC1 gene encoding mediator of DNA damage checkpoint protein 1 isoform X4: protein MEDTQVLNWEVEEEEQVEESPTESVGYSLEPLGQLHIFSSSYGPEKDFPLYLGKNMIGRMPDCSVALPFSSISKQHAVIEISAWDKAPVLRDCGSLNGTQILRPPKVLGPGVSHRLRDRELILFADLPCQYHRLDVPRPFVSRGPLTVEETPRVQGGTQTPRLLLAEDSEEEADSLLHKCVVKGPRTSLATVVPESDEEGPSPAPDGPGPPSAFNLNSDTDEEESQESGAGDASSAARRGTTAETEQPEPVTAEVQIEKDQCSVKERNRDTEIKRDVRTGVVPIGVILERSQPSGEGSDTDLSDESGPPRRLAGVHPKRACNFIDSDTDGEDEGIPATPAVVPIKERQTFHEAGTQSPQAPGVARRQESPADGDTDIEEGEAPPDRSQASMVIDSNTDDEEEVSAALTLARLKESQAGKWNRDPDAEEDRAQPVALLERSQASAGGDSDTDVEEEGLPVERRGMVPKGHMDREYSKKSQHPPRDSDTEEKEDESSPGVYLERSQASAQVEDEVSLGPAVALPEKRQVRGTVWTHHTDAEAEGGPAQLPVLQSLEEAQPPLAGGCEPDAENTSSAAASVRKSQLPVEKDAGPTWAAAVPEQDRAFATGTQGGSSTAPGEQHLLPASRGNLADLVVDTGTPGEPPPQREGAQPTTGREREAHGNRATDSGENLHDSEDLDLPATQCFVDKENQSLEGSLDEAWEVLATQPFCPRESEASETQTAVTLLDTPASCPHPSRTAQQEQHPESPVHTEPLGMEGRGMQTLEKDMGTPRETAERVIPEGGPLQKETKKLPSEGEREDATGEEELIGAIQDREQNQVLARDTQSQESDKKVESASTGRGMETVKVEIETPKETQEREREKQTLAGEIFESEAGKLVAERESEAGGLEVKGPQELLDRGPQRGETEAGGQDQKGQASGPPPEPGAGAGDLQGLASDLVASGSQAGGGRGAPGSPRRQQRGDLNCEMPPAEKASRGDQESPKACLPPAAPEASAPLPNSVISQIQKHPAPQSLLFPSPAPLELPIPRTRQNESQEAPETPFSSELNSVHPEPKVRPQGSSPVSSLPLEPHPTTPTGQPIALEPTSGVSQSRTHSSFDVTASSVVPTALALQPSTSTDQPVTPKPTLRAPRGRAHRSSVKTPEPSVPTDQPVAPELTAKATRGRAQRSSVKTPKPDNPTTPQPQPSTSTDRPVTPKPTSRGRTPRSSAKTPEPVVPTASELQPAAPKDQPVAPELTSRATRGRTQRSSIKTSKPDTSTTPEPQPSTSTDQPVTPKPTSRAPRGRTPKSSAKTPEPVVSTASELQPAALTDQPVTPELTSRATRGRTQRSSVKTPDPVTTTTPELQPSTSTDQLVTPKPTSRAPRGRTRKSSAKTPKPVVPTASELQPSAPADQPVGPWTTQCRRHRSSVKTPEPVVPTVPEPHSSTSKDQSVALEPTSQATQSQTHRSSVKTSQPTEPTAPDLKPSSPTDEPVTPKVIAQGGPSRTRRSSTASAVLVPTTPEFQSPVPSEQPLPPDPIPEVNCSRRPRATRKQGSPTAHVHEPCTTPPEPSSRSSRNQRRGAVKAAKPLSTIPEPAFAQLPEAPPHTPQMPEEEAADGSGFTPEPQPKASQNRKRPSATAHSPPLQKRLQRGKVPQKAASLKEEEENPAARPRKEEGVVIPGPGKRKREQTEEESQGRLSRSLRRTKPIQESTAPKVLFTGVVDARGERTVLALGGSLASSVAEASHLVTDRIRRTVKFLCALGRGIPILSLAWLHESRKAGCFLPPDEYLVTDPEQEKNFGFSLREALSRARERRLLEGYEIHVTPGVQPPPPQMGEIITCCGGTILASMPRSYKPQRVVITCSQDFPRCAIPYRVGLPILSPEFLLTGVLKQEVKPEAFAFSTVEMSST from the exons ATGGAAGACACCCAGGTTTTAAACTGGGAAGTTGAAGAAGAGGAGCAGGTTGAAGAGAGCCCCACTGAATCTGTGGGGTATAGCTTGGAGCCCCTAGGGCAGCTGCATATCTTCAGTAGTTCCTATGGACCGGAAAAAG ACTTCCCACTCTACCTCGGGAAGAACATGATAGGCCGAATGCCTGATTGCTCTGTGGCCCTGCCCTTTTCATCCATCTCCAAACAACATGCAGTGATTGAAATCTCTGCCTGGGACAAGGCGCCTGTTCTCCGGGATTGTGGGAGCCTCAATGGCACTCAAATCCTGCGGCCTCCTAAGGTCCTGGGCCCTGGGGTGAGTCATCGTTTGCGGGACCGGGAGTTGATTCTCTTTGCTGACTTGCCCTGCCAGTACCATCGCTTGGATGTCCCCCGGCCTTTTGTCTCCCGGGGCCCTCTAACTGTAGAGGAGACACCCAGGGTACAGGGAGGAACTCAAACCCCCAGGCTTCTGTTGGCTGAGGACTCAGAGGAAGAAGCAG ATTCCCTTTTGCACAAGTGTGTGGTGAAAGGACCAAGGACCTCTTTGGCAACAGTCGTTCCAGAGAG TGATGAAGAAGGGCCTTCCCCTGCCCCAGATGGGCCCGGGCCACCTTCTGCCTTCAACTTGAACAGCGACACAGATGAGGAAGAAAGTCAGGAATCAGGAGCAGGAGATGCCTCTTCAGCTGCCAGAAGAGGTACCACTGCAGAGACAGAACAGCCTGAACCTGTCACAGCCGAAGTCCAGATTGAGAAGGATCAGTGTTCCGTGAAGGAGAGGAACAGGGACACAGAAATCAAGAGGGATGTGAGGACTGGGGTTGTTCCAATTGGAGTGATTCTGGAGAGGAGCCAGCCTTCTGGGGAGGGCAGTGACACAGATctaagtgatgagagtgggcctCCAAGAAGGCTTGCTGGGGTCCATCCGAAAAGGGCCTGTAACTTCATAGACAGTGATACCGATGGGGAGGATGAGGGGATCCCTGCTACCCCAGCAGTGGTTCCCATAAAGGAGAGGCAGACCTTCCACGAAGCTGGTACACAGAGCCCCCAGGCACCTGGTGTGGCACGTCGGCAGGAGAGCCCAGCTGATGGTGATACAGATATAGAGGAGGGGGAGGCCCCCCCGGACAGAAGCCAAGCCTCCATGGTGATCGACAGCAATACAGACGATGAGGAGGAAGTCTCGGCAGCACTGACATTGGCACGTCTAAAAGAGAGCCAGGCTGGTAAGTGGAACCGAGATCCAGATGCAGAAGAGGACAGGGCTCAACCAGTGGCCCTTCTGGAGCGAAGCCAGGCCTCTGCTGGGGGAGACAGTGACACAGATGTGGAGGAAGAGGGGCTCCCAGTGGAAAGGAGGGGAATGGTTCCCAAGGGTCACATGGACAGGGAATATTCAAAAAAGAGCCAGCATCCTCCCAGGGACAGTGATacagaggagaaggaagatgAGAGCTCACCGGGGGTCTACCTGGAGAGAAGCCAGGCCTCTGCACAAGTGGAGGACGAGGTCTCACTGGGGCCAGCTGTTGCACTTCCGGAGAAGCGTCAGGTACGAGGCACAGTGTGGACACATCACACCGATGCAGAGGCAGAAGGGGGCCCGGCACAGCTGCCTGTGCTGCAAAGTCTAGAGGAAGCCCAGCCTCCTCTAGCTGGGGGCTGTGAACCAGACGCGGAGAACACATCCTCAGCAGCGGCCAGTGTCAGAAAGAGCCAGCTTCCGGTGGAAAAAGATGCTGGGCCCACGTGGGCCGCAGCCGTTCCTGAACAGGACAGAGCATTTGCCACCGGGACCCAGGGTGGGTCATCCACAGCACCAGGGGAGCAGCACCTTCTCCCGGCCTCAAGGGGAAACCTGGCAGATCTGGTGGTGGACACAGGCACTCCAGGGGAGCCCCCACCGCAGAGAGAGGGGGCCCAGCCCACcacaggaagggagagagaagcaCATGGGAATAGGGCCACAGACTCTGGAGAGAACCTCCATG ATTCTGAAGATCTGGACCTACCAGCTACCCAGTGCTTTGTAGACAAAGAGAATCAGAGCCTGGAAG GTTCCCTGGATGAGGCATGGGAGGTCTTGGCTACACAGCCATTCTGTCCGAGAGAGTCTGAGGCCTCTGAGACCCAAACCGCTGTCACCCTCCTTGACACCCCTGCATCTTGCCCCCATCCATCTAGGACAGCACAGCAAGAGCAACATCCAGAGAGCCCAGTCCACACAGAGCCATTGGGGATGGAAGGCAGAGGGATGCAGactctggagaaagacatgggTACCCCAAGAGAAACAGCAGAGAGGGTGATCCCTGAGGGAGGGCCTCTGCAGAAGGAAACCAAGAAACTGCCCtcggaaggagagagggaagatgCAACGGGAGAGGAAGAATTAATCGGGGCAATACAGGACAGAGAACAAAATCAGGTGTTAGCTAGAGATACTCAGAGCCAAGAATCTGACAAAAAAGTGGAAAGCGCAAGTACTGGAAGGGGAATGGAGACTGTGAAGGTAGAGATCGAGACACCCAAGGAaacacaggagagagagagagaaaagcagacCCTTGCAGGGGAAATATTTGAGAGTGAAGCAGGGAAACTGgtagcagagagagagagtgaggcaGGTGGGTTAGAAGTCAAGGGACCCCAAGAGCTACTGGACAGAGGCCCACAGAGGGGGGAGACAGAGGCGGGGGGCCAGGACCAGAAAGGCCAAGCCTCTGGTCCTCCACCAGAGCCTGGAGCAGGGGCAGGAGACCTTCAGGGACTTGCCTCAGACCTAGTAGCTtctgggagccaggcaggtggAGGAAGGGGAGCCCCGGGGAGCCCCAGGAGGCAGCAGAGAG GTGACTTGAATTGCGAGATGCCACCTGCTGAGAAGGCTTCCAGG GGTGATCAGGAATCCCCAAAAGCTTGTCTGCCTCCTGCAGCGCCTGAAGCCTCAGCCCCACTCCCAAACTCCGTCATCTCTCAGATCCAAAAACATCCCGCACCTCAGTCCCTCCTTTTTCCCTCTCCAGCTCCTTTAGAACTGCCCATTCCCAGGACCAGACAAAATGAGAGTCAGGAAGCTCCAGAGACTCCCTTCTCCTCAGAGCTGAACTCTGTCCACCCAGAACCCAAAGTCAGGCCCCAGGGGTCCTCTCCAGTTTCTTCTCTACCCCTTGAGCCTCACCCTACCACCCCCACAGGCCAGCCTATTGCCCTTGAACCCACCTCTGGGGTCTCTCAGAGCAGGACACATAGTTCCTTTGATGTAACTGCCTCATCAGTTGTCCCCACAGCCCTTGCACTGCAGCCATCCACCTCCACAGACCAGCCTGTCACCCCTAAGCCCACACTTCGGGCCCCTCGGGGCAGGGCACATAGGTCTTCTGTCAAAACCCCTGAACCCAGTGTCCCCACAGACCAGCCTGTTGCCCCTGAGCTCACAGCTAAGGCCACTCGGGGCAGGGCACAGAGGTCTTCTGTCAAGACTCCCAAACCAGATAACCCCACaacaccccagccccagccttcCACTTCCACAGACCGGCCTGTCACCCCCAAACCCACATCTCGGGGCAGGACACCTAGGTCTTCTGCCAAGACTCCTGAACCAGTTGTCCCCACAGCCTCTGAACTCCAGCCTGCTGCCCCTAAAGACCAACCTGTTGCTCCTGAGCTCACATCTAGAGCCACTCGGGGCAGGACACAGAGGTCTTCTATTAAGACTTCCAAACCGGATACATCCACAACCCCTGAGCCCCAGCCTTCCACTTCCACAGACCAGCCTGTCACCCCCAAACCCACATCTCGGGCCCCTCGGGGCAGGACACCTAAGTCTTCTGCCAAGACTCCTGAACCAGTTGTTTCCacagcctctgagctccagcctgCTGCCCTCACAGACCAGCCTGTCACTCCTGAGCTCACATCTAGGGCTACTCGGGGCAGGACACAGAGGTCCTCTGTCAAAACCCCTGATCCAGTTACCACCACCACACCTGAGCTCCAGCCTTCCACCTCCACAGACCAGCTTGTTACTCCCAAACCCACATCTCGGGCCCCTCGAGGCAGGACACGTAAGTCGTCTGCCAAGACTCCCAAACCAGTTGTTCCCACAGCTTCTGAGCTCCAGCCTTCTGCCCCTGCAGACCAGCCTGTTGGTCCTTGGACCACTCAGTGTAGAAGACATAGGTCTTCTGTCAAGACCCCGGAACCAGTTGTCCCCACAGTCCCTGAGCCTCATTCTTCCACTTCTAAAGACCAGTCTGTCGCTCTTGAACCCACATCTCAGGCCACTCAGAGCCAAACACATAGGTCCTCTGTCAAGACATCCCAGCCAACTGAACCCACAGCCCCTGACCTCAAACCTTCCTCCCCCACAGACGAGCCTGTCACTCCCAAGGTCATAGCTCAGGGTGGTCCAAGCAGGACACGAAGGTCTTCTACAGCAAGTGCTGTGCTGGTTCCTACTACCCCTGAATTCCAGTCTCCAGTCCCCTCAGAACAGCCTCTTCCCCCTGACCCCATCCCTGAAGTCAACTGCAGCAGGAGGCCGAGGGCCACTAGGAAACAAGGGTCTCCCACAGCTCATGTTCATGAGCCCTGCACCACACCCCCTGAACCTAGCTCCCGCTCCTCAAGGAACCAAAGACGAGGGGCAGTGAAAGCAGCCAAGCCCCTTAGCACCATTCCTGAGCCTGCCTTCGCCCAGCTTCCCGAGGCACCGCCTCACACTCCCCAGATGCCAGAGGAGGAGGCAGCAGATGGCTCAGGCTTCACCCCAGAGCCCCAGCCTAAGGCCTCTCAAAACCGCAAGAGGCCTTCAGCTACTGCACATTCACCTCCACTTCAAAAACGGCTCCAGAGAGGGAAAGTCCCTCAGAAGGCAGCATCCcttaaggaagaagaagaaaatccagCAGCGAGGCCGAGGAAGGAAGAG GGTGTAGTGATTCCAGGTCCaggcaagagaaagagagagcagaCAGAGGAGGAGTCCCAGGGAAGACTGAGCCGCAGCCTGCGACGGACCAAACCTATCCAGGAGTCCACGGCCCCCAAA GTGCTCTTCACGGGCGTGGTGGATGCTCGCGGAGAGAGGACGGTGCTGGCCCTAGGGGGCAGTCTGGCTAGCTCAGTGGCTGAGGCTTCTCACCTGGTGACTGATCGGATCCGCCGGACGGTCAAGTTCCTGTGTGCCCTGGGCCGGGGCATCCCCATCCTCTCCCTGGCCTGGCTGCATGAG TCCCGCAAGGCAGGCTGCTTCTTGCCCCCGGACGAATATTTGGTGACTGATCCTGAGCAGGAGAAGAACTTCGGCTTCAGCCTTCGGGAGGCCCTGAGCCGAGCTCGGGAGCGAAGGCTCCTGGAG GGCTATGAGATTCATGTGACCCCCGGAGTCCAGCCACCGCCACCTCAGATGGGAGAAATCATCACCTGCTGTGGGGGCACCATCCTAGCCAGCATGCCCCGGTCCTACAAG CCTCAGAGGGTCGTGATCACATGTTCCCAGGACTTCCCTCGATGTGCCATTCCATATCGGGTTGGGCTGCCCATCCTCTCACCCGAGTTCCTGCTGACGGGAGTACTCAAGCAGGAAGTCAAGCCAGAggcctttgccttctccactgtGGAAATGTCATCCACCTGA